A window of the Hordeum vulgare subsp. vulgare chromosome 5H, MorexV3_pseudomolecules_assembly, whole genome shotgun sequence genome harbors these coding sequences:
- the LOC123451752 gene encoding titin-like isoform X5, with the protein MAGLGTGAPIVKVYHEKSMILPDVSRVLACLYEKDIAFERETFSSYKSLLRLQASSHVPVPFYDGPNKFLEESREICHHIAETYEDHGYPFLLGKDSLERASIEEWLHHEEHNFNPPSRSLFCHLAFPVDEEDDDIDLQTRKLEDVLEVYEQRLGDSEFLAGNKFTLADLVHLPNSYHITNSEKFLYLYDSRKNVQRWWHEISSRGSWQKVLKVMHEVEQQNKQEELDKQQQHKQEELEKQQRRQWRRQHPPTSRPQFRLDSWEQPSTKPHTIFVRPPANIIATSPTAPQAEEPHPTETSPDETPVSSSLSIPTTHKPSDVRSKHTTISTTHEETPPASVQSTPRIPEKSATPRIPEKSAIPVERRINFFTPATSPTKPSRTGGDKPRIGDASLTSEATEVDLPTKSKPSSSRKAPNNLHVFDYYEASRHTDEAEPYTGSTSPKPSEMLDEISETDRPSNAIDHAETSPRSAKEDPDLLSASGLWTDNTAPNADTQDKKSVRYTELTPQRPVGSISSRATDQRVTYTSPGKPRPSEAHQKLQSEQWHAATAGFSNRKGEADDLMPPTQQAKASKDVSSQDSEQASTRPLAQEPASMDGQLAQGPERPPYARKQAEEARRFPADRTEDASLPKRARDDTQAIPLYDDDTNQEAKETASAPRRTRAQDPYDTSEGTSSRSQHVNAPHDAVPPPKRATSEGPYGRKDVVEARRFPADRRKDDPPPKRVQDDTKAIPLYDDDDTNQEARETASAPRRTRAQDPYDTSEGTSSRSQHVNAPHDAVPPSKRATSEGPYARKDVVEARRFPADRRKDDPPPKRVRDDTKAIPLHDDDDTNQEARETASAPRRTRAQDPYDTFEGTSSRSQPVNAPHDAVPPPKRATSEDLYAQKDVMEARKFPADRRKDAPVPKRVRDDTQAIPLYDDDDGTKQEARETASAPRRTRAQDSYDTSEGKSSRWQSVNAPHDAVSPPKQATSEGPYAQKDVVEARKFPADRRKDAPLPKHVQDETEAIPLYDDDDDGSNQEARETAFAPRQTRAQDPYDTPEGTSSRSQPVNAPHDAVPPPKRATSEGPYAQKDVVEARKFPADRRKDAPLPRRVRDDIQAIPLYDDDDTNQEAKQAKHAHQKLQSEQWHAATTGLSNLKGETDDLMPPTQQANPSKDVQHISSQDAEQANPRPLAQEPVGMDGQLVQGPERTAQTPHTDQRTDVSSRLWQQVVDVQGIAEDRTSSDHEGAVSPPYARKDAVEARIVPADRRKDASFPKHAPDARDVFRESKVADSTPLQKRYPDAKDAAKKSKVTFEETKNYDSPSSQGQPLDSQRADAPSWKKEATEDPRAASLVKKRHSNVEDTPKQSRDNDFKPRQIVGQDVQGTYKETRTWQAATTPTEGGPSVTPPSKRRSPSDEDTIKQPGGTAPAPRRTTSHDANVTFQDSKPADSMSSREQPLRSRQEVEDSLKGDIVDDRKGAPPLLGQEPSSQVQRATELSQEAGPDGELSTIDQWRRTSVPLQGGDVLGGSIIDQKPTPMSEQSIPSARGANEMVKKEQRMVPPARTGAQTPDVQRAPSSFSGADMAERDGEPVQMQAPTQHTRPTSVPARREIPDARDTSDQEFTNKSDAQRWNALKAKHDLAMTSEDVRDDSPSPHDATVDNKTALPASEAQGSDTWPGSTATPVNAQPTSDDARVGRFLRDQGAQPPESTQAQTHFDAPHDSVSTPDVPRDTLDKTKSAKPTSTEGMTPTAAAPTSKAQLAKQKLAPSDKKLARAVPESSKEDTSFSAPEKSQTIFRQEARPSAAIKKQVPSSDAHHDTRKIQHATLANFPPDDSPIPDQDSIQSAQQSSSSETSKEETTVAAGGPTLPTTIGKETQGSRRPTKAERRPSVYQEDRLVAEDSHEQPQTLPTVGKADGSTPKRQQDPEEKSSTPAPPRARVRESRPTEEPFKGDIVDDRKGAPPPLGQEPSSQVQRATELSQEAGPDGELSTIDQWRRTSVPLQGDDVLGGSTIDQKPTPMSAQSIPSARGANEMVKKEQRMVPPARTGAQTPNIQHAPSSFSGDDMAERDGEPVQMQAPSQHARPTSVPARRAIPDARDTSDQEFTNKSDAQRWNALKAKHDLAMTSEDVRDDSPSPHDATVDNKTALPASGAQGSDTWPGSTASPVNAQPTRDDARVGRFSRDQGAQPPESTQAQTHFDAPHDSVSTPDVPRDTLDKIKSAKPTSTEGMTPTAAAPTSKAQLAKQKFAPSDKKLAHAARPTSTEGMAPTAGPAPTSRAQLSEQKFTPSDKKPEKPQTIFRQEVRPSTPITKQVPSPDAHHDTRKIQQVTLDNFPTDDSSMPQSPEPGTKDSPASNTQIAKADGYVRPTRDSEVFPAIKKSAPPDQDSIQSAKQPSPAETNKEETIVAAAEPTLPIIVGKETQGMRGAPTLDYEPSEEKRADIPEQKFSHSDQDSVRPTQSRSSAEPMDRELSYPSSVKPLSSATPDQTKDSQPTIGQQAPASEYPSSGTHHTSGKFQEVAPVDHHIVESIPGEGQVYRTGPDFELSEGPVPDPRSAIGEKATRPPSSQAQSSDSKPDPTQNSADEPSTRSLPNQVAKEHAETQATLPLVRPHDTESTQDVTSDTLGKAKSLKPSSIGQEATGSALTPDTHLGSAPGEVARPDEDSANPGQKSSSSERQKEQSTVAAPNQAKASQATSEVVTSVDQSMAPSELLPLESTVAEAEESKVSRPVIAQQDIRHEPDISETVLDEDHNKEAVSREEQDQHASEPREGPPPDVRGAFVDKKTAPSSSQAQHPDAKRGLLPSSVDLENKTTPPSSQAQSSDVKDQDSARSTQSSSSAEAMDKELNSPLSAQDIARSAQRPFFVQPTKENGIVAASDQTNEARPISDQRGITPTPDKQRIPDLGGGVDKKMSPQSSQAQNSDIRPDSAPIGGDVHRTSGDEPATRDSQAQPPAGTQNVPANFMEKTKSSRPPSTDQEPMVSPAPAPDAPQDQDSNRSSLFSPSVVSRKDVANADQTNVSQAGLREPPSSNAKLPSEEIQESSPDAYLTKSEKPLPMKDPVWPPREASFDLSRGGKPTMINGDQASTISDVSPSASEEVGQSENSAVKGPLPAELVPSFPQENLEKPSPEEKWNQQQQTDQSSSRSSKDNNIEASGTRNPSTSIIPRDIEPSPLKERMQAVEGSRNQQQSDQAVFQSTQDNKTQTKETEARDTASDQPEVIRPDSAPTSGDAPRTSGDGPATSSLPRPPFTDQELVTPLISPTPAPDAPQDEDSTQSPKLPPVVSKRVIANTDQTDVSPTGLRETASSVATPPSAKIQEFSPDASLTKSAKPLLPMTGTYPVQPPHEASVDLSSDGKPTMIKGDQANTISNVNLSASQAVGQSENSAVKGPPSDGSVSSSPQKSLERTSPEEKPKQQRQSSTRPSKDDSIEASETTSPNILTTSGDIQPSPLNQPSPMKENIQAAEGFRNQQQADQDVLQPRQDNRKRIEETEAQDTSTDYPEDTNGASQRAALEQEKGENVGRVQRQSNDTNNSYEPTKDAPSIIQADNESESSSRTPEEPKQQLQREGKTQGGETKAPASETGQPEESPSKKGITSQSQSETSDKLEDQTSSATRNRGTNPGKLDGASDDTKSADTDDNNPSS; encoded by the exons AATCAAGAGAAATCTGCCACCATATAGCAGAGACTTATGAAGATCACGGATATCCATTTCTCCTTGGGAAGGATTCCCTTGAGAGGGCTTCCATCGAGGAATGGCTCCACCACGAAGAGCATAATTTCAACCCTCCGAGCAGATCCTTGTTCTGCCACTTGGCCTTTCCCgttgatgaagaagatgatgatataGACTTGCAGACGAGAAAGCTGGAAGATGTTCTGGAAGTTTATGAGCAAAGGCTTGGTGACAGTGAATTCCTTGCTGGCAACAAGTTCACTCTTGCCGACCTTGTACACCTGCCAAACTCCTACCacatcacaaattctgaaaagttTCTGTACCTATATGATTCAAGGAAGAATGTGCAGAGGTGGTGGCATGAAATTTCTAGCCGGGGTTCTTGGCAGAAGGTGCTGAAGGTTATGCATGAGGTGGAGCAGCAGAACAAACAGGAGGAACTTGACAAGCAGCAGCAGCACAAACAGGAGGAACTTGAGAAGCAGCAACGCCGTCAGTGGCGGAGACAGCATCCTCCAACCAGCAGACCCCAGTTCCGTCTAGACTCCTGGGAGCAACCCAGCACAAAACCTCACACGATATTTGTTCGCCCCCCTGCTAATATCATCGCAACATCTCCCACAGCTCCTCAAGCAGAGGAGCCTCATCCTACAGAAACTTCCCCTGATGAAACACCAGTCTCCTCAAGCCTAAGTATCCCTACTACTCATAAACCTTCAGATGTCCGAAGCAAACACACTACCATTTCTactacacatgaagaaactccaccaGCCTCCGTCCAAAGTACTCCTAGAATTCCTGAAAAATCTGCTACTCCTAGAATTCCTGAAAAATCTGCTATTCCTGTCGAAAGAAGAATCAACTTTTTTACCCCAGCTACCTCTCCTACCAAGCCCTCAAGAACTGGCGGTGATAAGCCCAGAATTGGAGATGCCTCACTAACTTCTGAAGCCACTGAAGTAGACCTCCCTACTAAATCCAAGCCAAGTTCGTCCAGAAAAGCACCTAATAATCTTCATGTGTTTGATTACTATGAGGCAAGCAGACATACTGATGAAGCAGAACCTTATACTGGATCCACCTCACCTAAACCTTCAGAAATGCTGGACGAGATATCTGAAACTGATAGACCCAGCAATGCCATTGATCATGCTGAAACCAGTCCAAGATCAGCTAAAGAAGATCCTGACCTACTCAGTGCATCAGGTTTATGGACCGACAACACAGCCCCCAATGCTGATACTCAGGATAAGAAATCAGTCCGATACACTGAGCTTACTCCACAAAGACCTGTTGGAAGTATTTCTAGCAGAGCTACTGACCAGAGAGTTACATACACATCTCCTGGGAAGCCCCGTCCAAGTGAAGCTCATCAGAAACTGCAGTCTGAGCAGTGGCATGCTGCTACAGCTGGTTTCAGTAACCGAAAGGGAGAAGCTGATGATTTAATGCCTCCTACTCAACAAGCAAAAGCTAGCAAAGATGTCTCATCACAAGATTCAGAACAAGCCAGCACTCGTCCTCTTGCACAAGAACCAGCGAGCATGGATGGGCAACTGGCTCAAGGACCGGAAAGGCCCCCTTATGCAcggaagcaagctgaggaagcaaGAAGGTTCCCTGCTGACCGCACAGAAGATGCTTCTCTCCCCAAACGTGCACGAGATGACACTCAGGCTATTCCATTATATGATGATGATACCAACCAGGAAGCCAAAGAAACTGCGTCTGCACCAAGGCGAACAAGAGCTCAAGATCCATACGATACCTCTGAAGGAACATCATCTAGATCACAACATGTCAATGCTCCACATGATGCTGTTCCTCCGCCCAAGCGAGCAACATCTGAAGGCCCTTATGGACGAAAGGATGTTGTGGAAGCAAGGAGGTTCCCTGCTGACCGCAGGAAAGATGATCCTCCCCCGAAGCGTGTACAAGATGACACTAAAGCTATTCCATTATATGACGATGATGATACCAACCAGGAAGCCAGAGAAACTGCATCTGCACCAAGGCGAACAAGAGCTCAAGATCCATATGATACCTCTGAAGGAACATCATCTAGATCACAACATGTCAATGCTCCACATGATGCTGTTCCTCCGTCCAAGCGAGCAACATCTGAAGGCCCTTATGCACGAAAGGATGTTGTGGAAGCAAGGAGGTTCCCTGCTGACCGCAGGAAAGATGATCCTCCCCCGAAGCGTGTACGAGATGACACTAAAGCTATTCCattacatgacgatgatgataccaACCAGGAAGCCAGAGAAACTGCATCTGCACCAAGACGAACAAGAGCTCAAGATCCATATGATACATTTGAAGGAACATCATCTAGATCACAACCTGTCAATGCTCCACATGATGCTGTTCCTCCGCCCAAGCGGGCAACATCTGAAGACCTTTATGCACAAAAGGATGTTATGGAAGCAAGAAAGTTCCCTGCTGACCGCAGAAAAGATGCTCCTGTCCCGAAGCGTGTACGAGATGACACTCAAGCTATTCCattatatgatgatgatgatggtaccaAGCAGGAAGCCAGAGAAACTGCATCTGCACCAAGGCGAACAAGAGCTCAAGATTCATATGATACATCTGAAGGAAAGTCATCTAGATGGCAATCTGTCAATGCTCCACATGATGCTGTTTCTCCGCCCAAGCAAGCAACATCTGAAGGCCCTTATGCGCAAAAGGATGTTGTGGAAGCAAGAAAGTTCCCTGCTGACCGCAGAAAAGATGCTCCTCTCCCGAAGCATGTACAAGATGAAACTGAAGCTATTCCattatatgatgatgatgatgatggtagcaACCAGGAAGCCAGAGAAACTGCATTTGCACCAAGGCAAACAAGAGCTCAAGATCCATATGATACACCTGAGGGGACATCATCTAGATCACAACCTGTCAATGCTCCACATGATGCTGTTCCTCCGCCCAAGCGAGCAACATCTGAAGGCCCTTATGCACAAAAGGATGTTGTGGAAGCAAGAAAGTTCCCTGCTGACCGCAGAAAAGATGCTCCTCTCCCGAGGCGTGTGCGAGATGATATTCAAGCTATTCCATTATATGACGATGATGATACCAACCAGGAAGCCAAGCAAGCTAAGCATGCTCATCAGAAACTGCAGTCTGAGCAGTGGCATGCTGCTACAACTGGTTTGAGTAACCTAAAGGGAGAAACTGATGATTTAATGCCTCCTACCCAACAAGCAAATCCTAGCAAAGATGTGCAACATATCTCATCACAAGATGCAGAACAAGCGAACCCTCGTCCTCTTGCACAAGAACCAGTAGGCATGGATGGACAACTGGTGCAAGGACCAGAAAGGACAGCTCAAACACCCCACACTGATCAGAGGACAGATGTTTCTTCCAGGCTTTGGCAACAAGTTGTTGATGTTCAAGGAATTGCTGAGGACAGAACATCATCTGATCATGAAGGTGCTGTAAGCCCCCCTTATGCACGCAAGGATGCTGTGGAAGCAAGAATTGTCCCTGCTGATCGCAGAAAAGATGCTTCTTTCCCAAAGCATGCACCAGATGCTAGGGATGTCTTTAGAGAGTCAAAGGTTGCTGATTCCACACCATTGCAAAAGAGATACCCTGATGCCAAAGACGCCGCCAAGAAATCAAAAGTTACCTTTGAAGAAACAAAAAATTATGATTCTCCATCATCACAAGGGCAACCTTTGGATTCTCAGAGAGCTGATGCCCCATCATGGAAGAAAGAAGCAACTGAAGATCCTCGTGCAGCTTCACTAGTCAAAAAGAGACACTCCAATGTTGAAGACACCCCCAAACAATCTAGGGATAATGATTTTAAGCCAAGGCAAATTGTGGGTCAAGATGTTCAAGGCACCTACAAAGAAACAAGGACTTGGCAAGCTGCAACCACTCCAACAGAGGGTGGTCCCAGTGTGACACCACCATCTAAAAGGAGGTCTCCAAGTGATGAAGACACCATCAAACAACCTGGGGGCACTGCTCCAGCACCTAGGCGGACAACTTCCCATGATGCTAATGTCACATTTCAAGATTCAAAGCCTGCTGATTCCATGTCATCTAGGGAGCAGCCTTTGAGATCAAGACAAGAGGTTGAAGATTCTCTTAAAGGAGACATTGTTGATGACCGAAAAGGAGCACCACCTCTGTTGGGCCAAGAACCAAGTTCCCAAGTCCAACGTGCCACAGAACTGTCACAGGAAGCAGGTCCTGATGGAGAACTGTCCACCATTGATCAATGGCGGCGCACATCTGTGCCATTACAAGGTGGTGATGTGCTGGGTGGGTCTATCATTGATCAAAAGCCAACGCCAATGAGTGAACAATCAATACCCAGTGCTCGGGGTGCCAATGAGATGGTCAAAAAAGAGCAAAGAATGGTACCACCTGCACGAACAGGAGCACAAACGCCTGATGTTCAGCGTGCTCCGTCATCATTCTCAGGAGCTGACATGGCTGAAAGAGATGGAGAGCCGGTACAAATGCAAGCACCTACCCAGCATACTCGTCCTACTTCAGTGCCTGCTAGAAGAGAAATTCCTGATGCTCGGGACACTAGTGATCAAGAGTTTACTAACAAATCTGATGCCCAAAGATGGAATGCCTTGAAAGCTAAGCATGATTTGGCCATGACCAGTGAAGATGTTCGGGATGACAGTCCATCACCTCATGATGCTACTGTTGACAACAAGACAGCATTGCCTGCTAGTGAAGCACAAGGTTCAGACACTTGGCCCGGTTCAACAGCAACCCCCGTAAATGCTCAACCTACCAGTGATGACGCACGTGTCGGAAGATTTTTACGTGATCAAGGGGCACAACCACCTGAATCAACTCAAGCACAAACCCATTTTGATGCTCCACATGACTCTGTATCAACCCCAGATGTACCTCGTGACACCTTGGACAAAACCAAATCtgccaaaccaacttcaactgaaGGTATGACACCTACAGCTGCAGCGCCAACTTCGAAGGCCCAACTTGCTAAACAGAAATTAGCTCCATCAG ATAAAAAATTAGCTCGTGCTGTGCCTGAATCAAGTAAAGAAGATACTAGTTTTTCTGCTCCTGAGAAATCACAAACAATTTTTCGTCAAGAAGCGAGACCATCTGCAGCAATCAAAAAACAAGTTCCATCCTCAGATGCCCACCATGATACCAGGAAAATCCAGCATGCCACCCTTGCTAATTTTCCCCCTGATGATTCACCAATACCAG ATCAAGATTCTATTCAGTCTGCACAACAATCTTCCTCATCTGAGACTAGCAAAGAAGAGACTACCGTTGCTGCAGGTGGACCGACATTGCCAACAACCATCGGTAAAGAAACACAAGGTTCTCGACGCCCTACCAAGGCGGAGAGAAGACCTTCTGTTTATCAGGAGGACCGTCTGGTTGCCGAAGACAGCCATGAGCAACCGCAAACCCTCCCAACTGTTGGCAAAGCAGATGGCTCTACACCAAAGCGTCAACAAGATCCTGAAGAGAAATCAAGTACTCCAGCGCCACCCCGAGCAAGAGTTCGTGAAAGTCGTCCTACTGAAGAGCCATTTAAAGGGGACATTGTTGATGACCGAAAAGGAGCACCACCTCCATTGGGCCAAGAACCAAGTTCCCAAGTCCAACGTGCCACAGAACTGTCACAGGAAGCAGGTCCTGATGGAGAACTGTCCACCATTGATCAATGGCGGCGCACATCTGTGCCATTACAGGGTGATGATGTGCTGGGTGGGTCTACCATTGATCAAAAGCCAACACCAATGAGTGCACAATCAATACCCAGTGCTCGGGGCGCCAATGAGATGGTCAAAAAAGAGCAAAGAATGGTACCACCTGCACGAACAGGAGCACAAACACCCAATATTCAGCATGCTCCGTCATCATTCTCAGGAGATGACATGGCTGAAAGAGATGGAGAGCCGGTACAAATGCAAGCACCTAGTCAGCATGCTCGTCCTACTTCAGTGCCTGCTAGAAGAGCAATTCCTGATGCTCGGGACACTAGTGATCAAGAGTTTACTAACAAATCTGATGCACAAAGATGGAATGCCTTGAAAGCTAAGCATGATTTGGCCATGACCAGTGAAGATGTTCGGGATGACAGTCCATCACCTCATGATGCTACTGTTGACAACAAGACAGCATTGCCTGCTAGTGGAGCACAAGGTTCAGACACTTGGCCCGGTTCAACAGCATCCCCCGTAAATGCTCAACCTACCCGTGATGACGCACGTGTCGGAAGATTTTCACGTGATCAAGGGGCACAACCACCTGAATCAACTCAAGCACAAACCCATTTTGATGCTCCACATGACTCTGTATCAACCCCAGATGTACCTCGTGACACCTTGGACAAAATCAAATCtgccaaaccaacttcaactgaaGGTATGACACCTACAGCTGCAGCGCCAACTTCGAAGGCCCAACTTGCTAAACAGAAATTTGCTCCATCAG ATAAAAAATTAGCTCATGCTGCACGACCAACTTCAACTGAAGGCATGGCACCTACAGCTGGACCAGCGCCAACTTCACGGGCCCAACTCTCTGAACAGAAATTTACTCCATCAG ATAAAAAACCTGAGAAACCACAGACAATTTTTCGTCAAGAAGTGAGACCATCTACGCCGATCACAAAACAAGTTCCATCCCCAGATGCCCATCATGATACTAGGAAAATCCAGCAAGTCACCCTTGATAATTTTCCCACTGATGATTCATCAATGCCACAATCCCCTGAACCAGGCACAAAGGACTCTCCAGCCTCAAATACCCAAATTGCTAAAGCTGATGGTTATGTTCGTCCAACCAGGGATAGCGAAGTATTTCCTGCTATAAAGAAATCTGCCCCACCAG AtcaagattcaattcagtctgcAAAACAACCTTCCCCAGCTGAGACCAATAAAGAAGAGACTATCGTTGCTGCAGCTGAACCGACATTGCCAATAATTGTCGGTAAAGAGACACAAGGTATGAGAGGCGCTCCAACCTTGGATTATGAGCCCAGTGAAGAAAAACGTGCTGATATTCCAGAACAGAAATTCAGCCACTCAG ATCAGGATTCAGTTCGTCCCACGCAATCAAGATCCTCTGCTGAGCCTATGGATAGAGAGCTTAGTTATCCAAGCTCTGTGAAACCACTTTCCtcagccacacctgaccagacaaAGGACTCACAACCAACTATTGGTCAACAAGCGCCTGCATCAGAATATCCATCCTCAGGTACCCACCATACTTCAGGGAAATTTCAGGAAGTTGCTCCTGTTGACCACCATATTGTTGAATCAATTCCAGGCGAAGGACAAGTTTACCGCACCGGACCTGATTTTGAGCTATCTGAAGGCCCAGTCCCTGATCCACGTAGTGCCATAGGTGAAAAGGCTACGAGACCTCCATCTAGCCAAGCACAAAGTTCAGACTCAAAACCTGATCCCACACAAAACAGTGCTGATGAGCCTTCCACAAGATCTTTACCCAATCAAGTAGCAAAAGAACATGCAGAAACCCAAGCAACACTGCCTCTCGTGCGTCCACATGACACCGAATCCACCCAAGATGTAACTTCTGACACCTTAGGGAAAGCCAAGTCACTGAAACCATCCTCTATAGGTCAAGAAGCTACAGGTTCAGCATTAACTCCTGACACTCATCTTGGTAGTGCACCAGGGGAAGTAGCTCGCCCAG ATGAAGATTCAGCTAACCCTGGACAGAAGTCTTCCTCGAGTGAGCGACAGAAAGAACAGTCTACTGTTGCTGCACCCAATCAAGCCAAGGCGTCACAAGCAACTAGTGAAGTAGTAACCTCTGTTGATCAAAGCATGGCTCCATCAG AACTACTTCCCCTGGAGTCTACAGTTGCTGAAGCTGAAGAAAGCAAAGTATCTCGACCAGTCATCGCGCAGCAAGACATTAGGCATGAACCGGACATTTCAGAAACAGTGCTTGATGAGGATCACAACAAGGAAGCAGTTTCGAGGGAAGAACAAGACCAAcatgcttctgagccacgtgaaGGACCACCTCCTGATGTGCGTGGCGCCTTTGTCGACAAAAAAACAGCTCCCTCTTCTAGTCAAGCACAACATCCAGATGCAAAACGTGGTTTGCTACcttctagtgttgatcttgaaaaCAAAACCACTCCACCTTCTAGTCAAGCACAAAGTTCAGATGTAAAAG ATCAGGATTCAGCTCGTTCTACGCAATCGAGTTCCTCTGCTGAGGCCATGGATAAAGAGCTTAACTCCCCTTTGTCAG CTCAAGATATAGCTCGTTCTGCACAAAGGCCTTTCTTTGTTCAGCCAACAAAAGAAAATGGTATTGTTGCTGCATCCGATCAAACTAACGAGGCACGGCCTATAAGTGATCAACGAGGAATAACTCCTACTCCAGACAAACAAAGAATTCCTGATCTGGGTGGTGGTGTTGATAAAAAGATGTCACCTCAATCTAGCCAAGCACAAAACTCAGACATTAGGCCTGATTCAGCACCAATTGGTGGCGATGTTCATCGTACTAGTGGCGATGAACCAGCCACACGTGATTCACAGGCACAACCTCCTGCAGGAACTCAGAATGTACCTGCTAATTTCATGGAAAAGACCAAGTCATCAAGACCACCCTCCACTGATCAAGAACCTATGGTTAGTCCAGCACCAGCTCCAGATGCTCCGCAAG atcaagattcaaatcgcTCTTCACTGTTTTCTCCCTCTGTTGTATCAAGGAAAGATGTTGCTAACGCTGATCAAACCAATGTATCACAAGCAGGCCTGCGAGAGCCCCCGAGTTCAAATGCTAAACTTCCTTCAGAGGAAATACAGGAATCTAGCCCCGATGCTTATCTCACCAAGTCAGAGAAACCACTTCCTATGAAAG ATCCAGTTTGGCCTCCACGTGAAGCTTCCTTTGATTTATCGAGAGGTGGAAAGCCCACTATGATCAACGGTGATCAGGCCAGCACAATATCAGATGTCAGTCCCTCAGCCAGCGAAGAAGTTGGTCAATCTGAAAATAGTGCAGTTAAAGGACCACTCCCTGCAGAGTTAGTACCATCATTTCCTCAGGAGAACCTTGAAAAACCGTCACCTGAAGAAAAATGGAACCAGCAGCAGCAAACAGACCAATCCAGCAGTAGATCATCTAAAGATAACAACATTGAAGCCAGTGGAACTAGAAATCCTAGCACCTCAATAATACCTAGAGATATAGAACCTTCACCACTCAAGGAAAGAATGCAGGCAGTTGAAGGATCTAGAAACCAACAACAGTCTGACCAAGCTGTCTTTCAATCAACACAGGATAACAAAACACAAACTAAAGAAACTGAGGCCCGAGACACAGCATCTGACCAGCCTGAAGTGATTAGGCCTGATTCAGCACCAACCAGTGGTGATGCTCCTCGTACAAGTGGTGATGGGCCAGCCACAAGTTCGTTACCAAGACCACCCTTCACTGATCAAGAACTTGTGACACCTCTGATTAGCCCAACACCAGCTCCAGATGCTCCGCAAG ATGAAGATTCAACTCAGTCTCCTAAGTTGCCTCCTGTTGTATCAAAAAGAGTTATTGCTAACACTGATCAAACCGATGTATCGCCAACAGGCTTGAGAGAGACCGCAAGTTCAGTTGCTACGCCTCCTTCAGCGAAAATACAAGAATTTAGCCCTGATGCTTCTCTCACCAAGTCAGCAAAACCACTTCTTCCTATGACAG GTACATATCCAGTTCAGCCTCCACATGAAGCTTCGGTTGATTTGTCAAGTgatgggaagcccactatgatcaAAGGTGACCAGGCGAACACAATATCAAATGTCAACCTCTCAGCCAGCCAAGCAGTTGGCCAGTCTGAAAATAGTGCAGTTAAAGGACCACCCTCTGATGGTTCAGTATCATCATCACCTCAAAAGAGCCTTGAAAGGACATCACCTGAAGAAAAACCGAAGCAGCAGCGCCAATCCAGCACTAGACCATCTAAAGATGACAGCATAGAAGCCAGTGAAACTACAAGCCCGAACATCTTAACAACATCTGGAGATATACAACCATCACCTCTCAACCAACCGTCACCTATGAAGGAAAACATTCAGGCAGCTGAGGGATTCAGAAACCAACAacaggctgaccaagatgttttacaACCAAGACAGGACAACAGAAAGCGAATTGAAGAAACTGAGGCACAAGACACTTCAACTGACTATCCCGAAGACACCAATGGAGCATCTCAAAGGGCTGCTTTGGAACAAGAGAAGGGAGAAAATGTCGGGAGGGTTCAGCGGCAGAGCAATGACACAAACAATAGCTATGAACCAACTAAAGATGCTCCAAGTATCATCCAGGCAGACAATGAATCTGAGAGCAGCTCAAGAACTCCTGAAGAACCCAAGCAACAACTACAGCGGGAAGGCAAAACTCAAGGTGGCGAAACCAAGGCGCCAGCCTCCGAAACAGGGCAGCCTGAAGAAAGCCCAAGCAAGAAGGGTATCACTAGTCAATCTCAGTCAGAGACCTCGGACAAACTGGAAGACCAAACCTCCTCTGCTACCCGGAACAGAGGCACAAACCCCGGCAAATTGGACGGGGCAAGTGATGACACTAAGTCCGCCGACACAGACGATAATAATCCATCGTCATGA